In a single window of the Burkholderia pyrrocinia genome:
- a CDS encoding helix-turn-helix domain-containing protein — protein sequence MGKLAAVFELANELGRAEGAFVDHYELRLYSINGGPVRSSSGVGIWTDAARTLEASTLHAMFVLSGQGGIDELDEQLIAWLRHAHQRARVVRGSSGGRKLLTQIHLGQKEVDKASPAVDGGGASHAGRDDVEHAGDEDDGPFSDALSIVRVDMGYEIAQEIVTCMVSGANRKLTDVLFGARVARASTLIRRAAHHLRVNSENRISIADEAQAAAMSERNFLRRFKNEIGVTPTEFVLRIRLEKACRMLIETDLPADKVARRTGLGSGDRMAKLFRQHLQTSPTEYRTAARNGGDASAETLYASDLSGWMNGATS from the coding sequence ATGGGCAAGCTGGCTGCGGTTTTCGAACTCGCCAATGAACTTGGTCGAGCCGAAGGCGCATTCGTCGACCATTATGAATTACGGCTTTATTCGATTAATGGCGGCCCGGTTCGTTCGTCGTCCGGTGTCGGGATCTGGACGGACGCAGCCCGCACGCTCGAGGCAAGCACGCTTCACGCGATGTTCGTTCTGAGCGGTCAAGGCGGGATCGATGAACTCGACGAGCAGTTGATCGCGTGGCTCAGGCACGCGCATCAGCGCGCGCGTGTCGTCAGGGGCAGCAGTGGCGGCCGGAAGTTGCTGACGCAGATTCATCTGGGGCAAAAGGAGGTCGACAAGGCGTCGCCGGCGGTGGACGGCGGCGGTGCTTCGCACGCCGGACGCGACGACGTCGAACATGCCGGTGACGAGGACGACGGGCCGTTCTCGGATGCGTTGTCGATCGTGCGTGTCGACATGGGCTACGAAATCGCGCAGGAAATCGTGACGTGCATGGTGTCCGGTGCGAATCGCAAGCTGACCGACGTGCTGTTCGGCGCACGTGTCGCGCGGGCCAGCACGTTGATCCGGAGGGCGGCACATCACCTGCGCGTCAACAGCGAGAATCGAATCTCCATCGCGGACGAGGCGCAGGCCGCCGCAATGAGCGAGCGCAATTTCCTGCGGCGCTTCAAGAACGAGATCGGTGTCACGCCAACCGAGTTCGTGTTGAGAATCCGCCTCGAAAAGGCCTGCCGCATGCTGATCGAGACAGATCTTCCGGCCGACAAGGTCGCGAGACGAACCGGCCTCGGCAGTGGCGACCGGATGGCCAAGTTGTTTCGCCAGCACTTGCAGACTTCGCCGACCGAATACCGGACCGCCGCTCGAAATGGCGGCGACGCTTCGGCGGAGACGCTGTATGCGTCGGACCTGAGCGGCTGGATGAACGGCGCGACATCCTAG
- a CDS encoding sugar transferase, translated as MNSLINRATDIGLIVLGAFIPALIGATGGARGSLFDGALVAFAAALALSVFPACGIYEITRTRSPLHVLGRTVLAWIVVQGMSTALLYILHRAHVLSSEWFVYWTLASGIGLIAFRALTLAIFGMIERAGGQVRAAAIAHADLRGQRELGHRTVGRIKQMVKRSFDLVGALVLLVVLAPALLGIAWTVRRDGGRAIFGHERVGRNGRPFKCLKFRSMVTNADAVLKALLERDPEARAEWDREFKLKNDVRITPIGRFLRKTSLDELPQLVNVLKGDMSLVGPRPIVEAELERYGADVRYYLMAKPGMTGLWQVSGRNDTDYSTRVSLDVSYVREWSLRRDIGILFRTINVVLRGSGAY; from the coding sequence ATGAATTCGTTGATCAATCGAGCGACCGATATCGGACTGATCGTGCTGGGCGCGTTCATTCCGGCGTTGATCGGCGCCACCGGCGGTGCGCGGGGATCCCTGTTCGACGGTGCGCTGGTTGCCTTTGCCGCCGCGCTGGCGTTGTCGGTATTTCCCGCCTGCGGCATCTACGAGATCACGCGGACGCGATCGCCGCTGCACGTGCTCGGCCGGACCGTGCTCGCGTGGATCGTCGTGCAGGGCATGAGCACCGCGCTCCTTTACATCCTGCATCGCGCACACGTGCTGTCGAGCGAATGGTTCGTGTACTGGACGCTCGCGAGCGGGATCGGCCTGATTGCCTTCCGCGCGCTGACGCTCGCGATCTTCGGGATGATCGAGCGTGCGGGCGGCCAGGTTCGAGCGGCCGCGATCGCGCACGCCGACCTGCGCGGCCAGCGCGAACTCGGCCACCGCACGGTCGGACGAATCAAGCAGATGGTCAAGCGCAGCTTCGACCTGGTCGGTGCGTTGGTGCTTCTCGTCGTGCTGGCGCCGGCGCTGCTGGGCATCGCATGGACCGTACGGCGCGACGGCGGCCGGGCGATCTTCGGGCACGAGCGCGTCGGCCGCAACGGCCGGCCGTTCAAGTGCCTCAAGTTCCGCTCGATGGTGACGAATGCCGATGCGGTGCTCAAGGCGCTGCTGGAGCGCGACCCGGAAGCCCGCGCGGAATGGGATCGTGAATTCAAGTTGAAGAACGACGTCCGCATCACGCCCATCGGCCGCTTTCTCCGCAAGACGAGTCTCGACGAGCTGCCGCAGTTGGTGAACGTGCTGAAGGGCGACATGAGCCTGGTCGGGCCGCGACCGATCGTCGAGGCCGAGCTCGAACGCTACGGCGCCGACGTGCGCTACTACCTGATGGCGAAGCCCGGCATGACCGGCCTCTGGCAGGTCAGCGGCAGAAACGACACCGACTATTCGACGCGTGTATCGCTCGACGTGTCCTACGTTCGCGAATGGTCGCTGCGCCGCGACATCGGCATTCTGTTCCGGACGATCAACGTGGTGTTGCGCGGTTCGGGCGCGTACTAG
- a CDS encoding polysaccharide biosynthesis/export family protein, whose translation MQRLHQIESARLSAPRRPSRVGPLAMILPLCALLGACGIAPGMRMQQPPSIPLQSGATPDENVALPVPVTNIDLSLIRRMRETERGTRGEARDIVASPDAYTIGRGDVLQITVWDHPELAAALGAPAQAAPRVADAPPGFVVDQDGTLQFPYAGRLPVAGLTAEQVQTQLTRRLDKTFRNPQVTVRIASFRAKQVYLEGEVHTPGSQPLNDIPMTLYDAIGRAGGFSAAADQSRIVLVRDGVERRIDLTEMAEQGRNPSKIVLRNGDLVRVLPRDESGVFVMGEVNKPVTALPMRNGRLTLSEAISQAGSLNANTADAAQLYVVRGTQDEQPQVYHLDARSPVAMVLANQFQLKPKDIVYVDGNGLVRFSRVLSLLLPAINAGLTAAIATK comes from the coding sequence ATGCAGAGGTTGCATCAAATCGAGTCGGCGCGCTTGTCCGCGCCGCGCCGACCGTCGCGCGTCGGTCCGCTGGCGATGATTCTGCCGCTGTGCGCATTGCTGGGCGCGTGCGGCATTGCGCCAGGCATGCGCATGCAGCAACCTCCGTCGATTCCGCTGCAGAGCGGGGCCACGCCGGACGAGAATGTCGCGCTGCCGGTTCCGGTCACGAACATCGACCTGTCGCTGATTCGGCGGATGCGCGAGACGGAGCGCGGTACGCGCGGCGAAGCCCGCGACATCGTCGCGTCGCCGGACGCCTACACCATCGGCCGCGGCGACGTGCTGCAGATCACGGTCTGGGACCACCCCGAACTGGCGGCGGCGCTCGGCGCGCCCGCACAGGCCGCGCCGCGGGTGGCGGACGCGCCGCCGGGTTTCGTCGTCGACCAGGACGGCACGCTGCAGTTTCCTTATGCGGGCCGGCTGCCGGTTGCGGGGCTGACGGCCGAGCAGGTGCAGACGCAGCTCACGCGCCGTCTCGACAAGACGTTCAGGAATCCGCAGGTCACGGTGCGCATCGCGTCGTTTCGCGCAAAACAGGTTTATCTCGAGGGCGAGGTGCACACGCCGGGCTCGCAGCCGCTGAACGACATCCCGATGACGCTGTACGACGCGATCGGGCGGGCGGGCGGCTTTTCGGCGGCGGCCGACCAGAGCCGGATCGTCCTCGTGCGCGACGGCGTCGAGCGCCGGATCGACCTGACGGAGATGGCCGAGCAGGGCCGCAATCCGTCGAAGATCGTGCTGCGCAACGGCGACCTGGTGCGCGTGCTGCCGCGCGACGAGAGCGGTGTGTTCGTGATGGGCGAGGTCAACAAGCCCGTGACGGCGTTGCCGATGCGCAATGGCCGATTGACGCTGAGCGAAGCGATTTCGCAGGCCGGCAGCCTGAACGCGAACACGGCCGATGCCGCGCAACTCTACGTGGTGCGCGGCACGCAGGACGAGCAGCCGCAGGTCTACCACCTCGATGCCAGGTCGCCGGTCGCGATGGTGCTGGCCAACCAGTTCCAGCTGAAGCCGAAGGACATCGTGTACGTCGACGGCAACGGCCTCGTCCGGTTCAGCCGCGTGCTGAGCCTGTTGCTGCCGGCCATCAATGCCGGCCTGACCGCGGCAATTGCGACCAAATGA
- a CDS encoding low molecular weight protein-tyrosine-phosphatase has protein sequence MIESILIVCEGNICRSPMAEAMLRQAMPGRRVASAGLNALVGMPAAPYAQDVMRLRGFDVSTHRAQQIGRSLCTDADLILVMDRRQRASLENQFPFVRGRVFRVGEYTDFDVHDPYRQPRFVFERCARLIELGVTEWSKRLRIV, from the coding sequence ATGATCGAATCCATTCTGATCGTCTGCGAGGGAAACATCTGCCGCAGCCCGATGGCCGAAGCGATGCTGCGCCAGGCGATGCCTGGGCGCCGCGTTGCGTCGGCCGGCCTGAACGCACTCGTCGGCATGCCGGCCGCGCCGTATGCGCAGGACGTCATGCGCCTGCGCGGATTCGACGTGTCGACGCACCGCGCGCAGCAGATCGGCCGGTCGCTGTGTACCGACGCCGACCTGATCCTCGTGATGGACAGGCGGCAACGCGCATCGCTCGAGAACCAGTTCCCGTTCGTGCGGGGACGCGTGTTTCGCGTCGGCGAGTACACGGATTTCGACGTGCACGACCCGTACCGCCAGCCGAGGTTCGTATTCGAACGCTGCGCACGGCTGATCGAGCTCGGCGTGACCGAGTGGTCGAAGCGCCTTCGTATCGTTTGA
- a CDS encoding polysaccharide biosynthesis tyrosine autokinase, whose product MTQQSAPPQQTAEDGSETDFVAVLDILLESRWLIATITCVFLAAGLAYAILGKPVFEANIMVQVEDSPDTSAAKSLLGDVSSLFDVKSSAAAEQQILASRLVVERAVDKLNLFIDASPKRFPLIGDWIARHGDGLSDPGVAGLGGYAWGRERIDVTLFDVPRKNEGDTFKLTSLGGKRYRLEGGDLDAAVDGTVGTLEHFRSPRGPIVLRVDAIVAKPGAAFVLVRNSRLKTIEDIRDRLNVQERVKQSDVVVASLQDTDPKWVSDTMNEIGRQYVRQNIERKSAEAAQSLEFLTAQLPQLKQQLTDSEARLTKLRNEHGTVDLTEEAKLALVQTADAKTRLLELQQKRQELMSRFTDRHPSVAALDEQIAALNGYRNTAELQIRRLPDLQQEAVRLMLDVKVNTDLYTALLNNMQQLQLVQAGKVGNVRLVDVAAVPEVAVRPKKALVAVASLLLGLLAGCGAAIVRSMLFHGISDHNEIERRLGLAVYATVPISEHQRDLAEEAARKSGHKSVLSIDFPNEPAVECLRSLRTALQFAMIEAKNNIVMIAGPAPGVGKTFISANLAVVMASAGKRVLLIDGDIRKGRLHDYLGFPRDRGFTELIAGSARVEDVMHREVVDGLDFISTGTMPKNPAELLLNRNLASLLDDLSSRYDIVIVDSAPVLAVPDSGILGAFAGTALLVTLAGKTKLGEIGESAKRFAQNGIRLNGVIFNGVNPRLGQYGYGSKYGGYRYVAYEYGTHDA is encoded by the coding sequence ATGACTCAACAATCCGCTCCGCCGCAGCAAACCGCCGAAGACGGCAGCGAGACCGATTTTGTCGCGGTGCTCGACATCCTGCTGGAAAGTCGCTGGCTGATCGCGACGATCACATGCGTGTTCCTGGCCGCGGGCCTCGCGTATGCGATTCTCGGCAAGCCCGTGTTCGAAGCGAACATCATGGTCCAGGTCGAGGACAGTCCCGACACGTCGGCCGCCAAGTCGTTGCTGGGCGACGTGTCCTCGTTGTTCGACGTCAAGTCGTCGGCCGCTGCCGAACAGCAGATTCTCGCGTCGAGACTGGTCGTCGAGCGCGCGGTGGACAAGCTCAACCTCTTCATCGACGCATCGCCGAAGCGCTTTCCGCTGATCGGCGACTGGATCGCCCGCCACGGCGACGGCCTGTCCGATCCCGGCGTGGCCGGGCTCGGCGGCTACGCATGGGGCCGCGAACGGATCGACGTGACGCTGTTCGACGTGCCGCGCAAGAATGAAGGCGACACGTTCAAACTGACGAGCCTGGGCGGCAAGCGCTATCGGCTCGAAGGCGGCGATCTCGATGCCGCGGTCGACGGAACGGTCGGCACGCTCGAGCACTTCCGGTCGCCGCGCGGCCCGATCGTGCTGCGCGTCGACGCGATCGTCGCGAAGCCCGGCGCCGCGTTCGTGCTGGTCCGCAACTCGCGGTTGAAGACGATCGAGGATATCCGGGATCGCCTGAACGTCCAGGAGCGCGTGAAGCAGTCGGACGTCGTCGTTGCCAGCCTGCAGGATACCGATCCGAAATGGGTCAGCGACACGATGAACGAGATCGGCCGCCAGTATGTGCGGCAGAACATCGAACGGAAATCGGCGGAGGCTGCACAGTCGCTCGAATTCCTGACCGCGCAACTGCCGCAGCTCAAGCAGCAACTGACCGATTCCGAGGCGCGCCTGACGAAATTGCGCAACGAGCACGGTACGGTCGATCTCACCGAGGAAGCGAAGCTCGCGCTGGTCCAGACCGCCGACGCGAAGACGCGCCTGCTCGAACTGCAGCAGAAGCGGCAGGAACTGATGTCCCGTTTCACCGACCGGCATCCGAGCGTGGCCGCGCTCGACGAGCAGATCGCGGCGCTGAACGGCTATCGGAACACCGCCGAGCTGCAGATCCGGCGCTTGCCGGACCTTCAGCAGGAAGCCGTGCGGTTGATGCTCGACGTCAAGGTCAACACCGATCTCTACACGGCGTTGCTGAACAACATGCAGCAACTGCAGCTCGTGCAGGCCGGCAAGGTCGGCAACGTGCGCCTCGTCGACGTGGCGGCGGTGCCGGAAGTGGCGGTGCGGCCGAAGAAGGCGCTCGTCGCGGTGGCGTCGCTGCTGCTCGGTCTGCTCGCCGGTTGCGGCGCCGCGATCGTCCGCTCGATGCTGTTCCACGGCATCTCGGATCACAACGAGATCGAGCGCCGTCTCGGCCTCGCGGTATACGCGACCGTGCCTATCAGCGAGCATCAGCGCGATCTGGCCGAGGAGGCCGCGCGCAAGAGCGGCCACAAGTCGGTCCTGTCGATCGACTTCCCGAACGAGCCGGCCGTCGAGTGTCTGAGGAGCCTGCGGACCGCGCTGCAGTTCGCGATGATCGAGGCGAAGAACAACATCGTGATGATCGCCGGCCCGGCGCCGGGCGTCGGCAAGACGTTCATCTCGGCGAACCTCGCGGTCGTGATGGCCAGCGCCGGCAAGCGCGTGCTGCTGATCGACGGCGACATCCGCAAAGGCCGGCTGCACGACTATCTCGGCTTTCCGCGCGACCGGGGCTTCACTGAACTGATCGCCGGCAGTGCGCGGGTGGAGGACGTGATGCATCGCGAGGTGGTCGACGGTCTCGATTTCATTTCGACCGGGACGATGCCGAAGAATCCGGCCGAACTGCTGCTGAACCGGAATCTCGCATCGCTGCTCGACGATCTGTCGTCGCGTTACGACATCGTCATCGTCGATTCGGCGCCGGTCCTCGCCGTGCCCGATAGCGGCATTCTCGGCGCGTTCGCCGGCACGGCGCTGCTCGTCACGCTGGCCGGCAAGACGAAGCTCGGCGAGATCGGCGAATCCGCGAAACGCTTCGCGCAGAACGGCATTCGCCTGAACGGCGTCATCTTCAACGGCGTCAATCCGCGGCTCGGGCAGTACGGATACGGTTCGAAGTACGGCGGCTACCGGTATGTCGCATACGAATACGGGACGCACGATGCATGA
- a CDS encoding lipopolysaccharide biosynthesis protein gives MINPRDSIVSLAGVVIGQIALFVCIFVIGRRFGPESLGHFNYLLALATFAGTLLAFRFELACVDDSPGASFNAFVNVTALSLVVVAAFAMVIAIAGRTDLYLVAVYALATFVQLAAGSYLNSLRRYGWIALSRVVVNGVFLAGLMLSLACPACGHVDVFALYAWVTAAVSVAMAGAILLTGYRAGYSFRLSRGFFVRNRRFALYILPSTLCASVLTYALSIAIPHWFDAQSAGYFAAAYRLGFFPVSLIAQSVGGVFRRDAIGAMARPDAGTTVPRVYRTYARALAGLAVVYMAGGLLLFAPLVDLFFGESWRGSVGFYHSLMPLFALQLIYVPLSQIFLAARAQRTDFLFQLTCGVCLAGSLGIARLMNLSAPTSVQIFSLTGAALMAAGIALTYRVLGTNLPRSHAPA, from the coding sequence ATGATCAACCCCAGGGATTCGATCGTTTCGCTGGCCGGCGTCGTGATCGGGCAGATCGCGCTGTTCGTCTGCATCTTCGTGATCGGACGGCGGTTCGGGCCGGAGTCGCTCGGCCACTTCAACTACCTGCTCGCGCTGGCGACGTTCGCTGGCACGTTGCTCGCATTCCGCTTCGAACTCGCATGCGTGGACGACTCGCCCGGCGCGTCGTTCAACGCGTTCGTCAACGTGACGGCGCTGAGCCTGGTCGTCGTCGCCGCGTTCGCGATGGTGATCGCCATTGCCGGCCGTACCGACCTGTATCTCGTCGCGGTCTATGCGCTGGCAACGTTCGTGCAACTGGCCGCCGGGTCCTACCTGAACAGCCTGAGGCGCTACGGTTGGATCGCGCTGTCGCGCGTGGTGGTCAACGGCGTGTTCCTCGCCGGCCTCATGCTGTCGCTCGCGTGCCCCGCGTGCGGGCACGTCGACGTGTTCGCGCTGTACGCGTGGGTGACCGCGGCGGTCTCGGTCGCGATGGCCGGTGCGATCCTGCTCACCGGTTATCGCGCGGGCTATTCGTTCAGGCTTTCGCGCGGGTTCTTCGTCAGGAATCGCCGCTTCGCGCTGTATATCCTGCCGTCGACGCTGTGCGCATCGGTGCTGACCTATGCGCTGTCGATCGCGATTCCGCACTGGTTCGATGCGCAGAGCGCCGGCTACTTTGCCGCCGCCTACCGGCTCGGCTTCTTTCCGGTGTCGCTGATCGCGCAGAGCGTCGGCGGCGTGTTCCGGCGCGACGCCATCGGCGCGATGGCGCGACCGGATGCGGGCACGACGGTGCCGCGGGTGTACCGGACCTACGCACGCGCGCTCGCGGGGCTCGCGGTCGTGTACATGGCGGGTGGGCTGCTGCTGTTCGCGCCGCTCGTCGACCTGTTCTTCGGCGAAAGCTGGCGCGGCTCGGTCGGGTTCTATCACAGCCTGATGCCGCTGTTCGCGCTGCAGCTGATCTACGTGCCGCTGTCGCAGATCTTCCTGGCCGCGCGCGCGCAGCGCACCGATTTCCTGTTTCAGCTGACCTGCGGCGTGTGTCTGGCCGGCTCACTGGGCATCGCGCGACTGATGAACCTGTCGGCCCCGACGAGCGTGCAGATTTTTTCGCTGACGGGCGCGGCGCTGATGGCGGCCGGCATCGCGCTGACGTACCGGGTCCTCGGCACGAACCTGCCCCGATCCCACGCACCGGCGTGA
- a CDS encoding capsular biosynthesis protein, which produces MILIVIDSLERYYFATRLVSAIRHEYEFAFLTSEPVAHLGLLLGGYRSVYLNRLLPIDVADSQPADRTPYQLSIEVLNGQMTEARAKRESAAIFHIASEVLRGLRIEQCVMWNGQQLVCRAVRQACTVYGVATRFIEISNLPGKLFVDSLGVNALSTISRNPDVIDRLPLPDEQTHAHWLSTYERDKRMPLPQARTSFARKATSATNYLLKALSGGVARRRLASVRARNGMPAPRQATYMSADTLSTCRYVFLPLQVSGDTQIKLHSDVGNLDAIRHAFEFAANESADLFVKLHPAETDAAEIDAIVRLQETYHFEIVTSPTTDLLRHAYAVVTINSTVGLEAMLYGKRVVSLGRCFYKEFDRDRLLKYIHSFLVDGIDYFGAGRIPADAARRVFARRH; this is translated from the coding sequence ATGATCCTGATAGTCATCGATTCTCTCGAGCGCTACTACTTCGCCACCCGCCTGGTCAGCGCGATCCGGCACGAGTACGAGTTCGCATTCCTGACGAGCGAGCCCGTCGCGCATCTCGGCCTGCTGCTGGGCGGCTACCGGTCGGTGTACCTGAACCGGCTGCTGCCGATCGACGTGGCCGACAGCCAGCCGGCCGACCGCACGCCGTACCAGCTGTCGATCGAGGTGCTGAACGGGCAGATGACGGAGGCCCGCGCGAAGCGCGAGTCGGCGGCGATCTTCCATATCGCGTCGGAAGTCCTGCGCGGCCTGCGGATCGAGCAATGCGTGATGTGGAACGGGCAGCAACTCGTGTGTCGCGCGGTGCGGCAGGCATGCACGGTGTACGGCGTGGCGACCCGCTTCATCGAGATCTCGAACCTGCCGGGCAAGCTGTTCGTCGATTCGCTGGGCGTCAATGCGCTATCGACGATCAGCCGGAATCCCGATGTGATCGATCGCCTGCCGCTGCCCGACGAGCAGACGCATGCGCACTGGCTGTCGACCTACGAACGCGACAAGCGGATGCCGCTGCCGCAGGCCAGAACGTCGTTCGCGCGCAAGGCCACGTCCGCGACCAACTATCTGCTGAAGGCGCTCAGCGGCGGGGTCGCCCGGCGGCGCCTGGCCAGCGTGCGTGCGCGCAACGGGATGCCGGCGCCGCGACAGGCCACGTATATGTCGGCCGACACGCTGTCGACTTGCCGCTATGTGTTTCTGCCGCTCCAGGTGTCCGGCGACACGCAGATCAAGCTGCATTCGGACGTCGGCAATCTCGACGCGATTCGCCATGCGTTCGAGTTCGCGGCGAACGAGAGCGCCGACCTGTTCGTGAAGCTTCATCCGGCCGAGACCGATGCGGCCGAGATCGACGCGATCGTGCGCCTGCAGGAGACCTATCACTTCGAAATCGTCACGTCGCCGACGACGGACCTGCTCAGGCACGCGTATGCGGTCGTCACGATCAATTCGACGGTCGGGCTGGAGGCGATGCTGTACGGCAAGCGCGTGGTGTCGCTCGGCCGCTGCTTCTACAAGGAATTCGACCGCGACCGGCTGCTGAAGTACATCCATTCGTTCCTGGTCGATGGAATCGATTACTTCGGCGCCGGGCGGATCCCCGCCGATGCGGCGCGGCGCGTGTTCGCGAGGCGGCACTGA
- a CDS encoding serine O-acetyltransferase, giving the protein MAVTLRQTAEAIAEDCRCNAFVKTRSVVVFYRIVHYLACRSRLTLLAGAPLIVLYIVLCDWLMGIEIPVKTKIGKGLTIYHGTGLVINGYAVIGDYCTLRHGVTIGNTLLKDGTISGVPTIGDNVEFGVHSVALGAIRVGDRARIGAGAVVLTDVPDGRVAVGVPARILDNGQEPK; this is encoded by the coding sequence ATGGCCGTCACGTTGCGACAGACCGCCGAGGCGATCGCCGAAGACTGCCGCTGCAATGCGTTCGTCAAGACGCGCAGCGTCGTGGTCTTCTACCGGATCGTGCACTACCTCGCGTGCAGAAGCCGGCTCACGCTGCTGGCCGGCGCGCCGCTCATCGTGCTGTACATCGTGCTGTGCGACTGGCTGATGGGCATCGAGATTCCGGTGAAGACGAAGATCGGCAAGGGGCTCACGATCTATCACGGTACCGGCCTCGTGATCAACGGGTATGCGGTGATCGGCGACTACTGCACGCTGCGACACGGCGTGACCATCGGCAACACCCTGCTGAAGGACGGCACGATCAGCGGCGTTCCGACGATCGGCGACAACGTGGAATTCGGCGTTCACAGCGTCGCGCTCGGCGCGATTCGTGTCGGCGACCGTGCGCGGATCGGCGCCGGAGCGGTGGTGCTGACCGACGTGCCGGACGGCCGCGTCGCCGTCGGCGTTCCGGCGCGCATCCTCGACAACGGACAGGAACCGAAATGA
- a CDS encoding glycosyltransferase — protein MKVFILHPGKANYPEIAAYGRCLRAHGFEVFDGDLDAYTRFPDRDRCVLWCIMGFYRALPPAKFVIHDYRSLSVGRLAAVKDYMKRMLNVRPDLRIFQNARMRDAMAFRDDVRSLLLPMGVPDWIFNPAGTDTEVADRSDADADADAVRTPSGRFCYIGEMSRERGFHKVLAAYRDARRDATDTLVLVGDPEPEIRAAFGDTPGIRFVGRVPQPDALRIVRDSEYAVCFFPYHRPHCFQTPTKLLEYASLGKKIVCNDAPSNVRTANELGIPCHVTGATIFDELFPLSRIRARRPDPATMKSLEWGRVIERSGVLAYIDAAAGRGPAI, from the coding sequence ATGAAAGTGTTCATTCTGCATCCCGGCAAGGCGAACTATCCGGAGATCGCCGCCTACGGGCGTTGCCTGCGCGCGCACGGATTCGAGGTATTCGACGGCGACCTCGACGCCTACACGCGCTTTCCGGATCGGGACAGGTGCGTGCTGTGGTGCATCATGGGCTTCTATCGTGCGTTGCCGCCCGCGAAGTTCGTGATTCACGACTATCGCTCGCTGTCGGTCGGCCGGCTCGCGGCCGTCAAGGACTACATGAAGCGGATGCTCAACGTCCGGCCCGATCTGCGGATCTTCCAGAACGCGCGCATGCGCGACGCGATGGCGTTTCGCGACGACGTGCGCTCGTTGCTGTTGCCGATGGGCGTGCCTGACTGGATCTTCAATCCGGCGGGTACCGATACCGAGGTCGCCGATCGGAGCGATGCCGACGCGGATGCCGATGCCGTGCGAACACCGTCCGGAAGGTTTTGCTATATCGGCGAAATGAGCCGTGAACGCGGCTTTCACAAGGTGCTGGCCGCCTACCGCGACGCGCGGCGCGACGCGACGGACACGCTCGTGCTGGTCGGCGACCCGGAACCCGAAATTCGCGCGGCGTTCGGCGATACGCCGGGCATCCGGTTCGTCGGCCGCGTGCCGCAGCCCGACGCGCTGCGCATCGTCCGCGACAGCGAATACGCGGTGTGCTTCTTTCCGTATCACCGGCCGCATTGCTTCCAGACGCCGACGAAGCTGCTCGAATACGCGTCGCTCGGCAAGAAAATCGTCTGCAACGATGCGCCGTCGAACGTGCGCACTGCGAACGAGCTCGGCATCCCGTGCCACGTCACCGGCGCGACGATCTTCGACGAACTGTTCCCGCTGTCGCGGATCCGCGCGCGCCGTCCCGACCCGGCCACGATGAAGTCGCTCGAATGGGGGCGCGTGATCGAGCGCTCGGGCGTGCTGGCGTATATCGATGCGGCCGCGGGGCGCGGGCCGGCTATCTGA